TTCTTCATCAAGGGTTTTACAGTCACTTGGTAAAGTGAGAAACTTACAACGTTTAGAAAAATAAAAAGGTTGCCTAAAAAACTACTAGTGCCTTCGGCTACCTGGCCGTACCACACCAAACCAATGGCGCCTATAGCACCAATACTTAATCCTATTATTTTATTGGTAGTTGTTTTTTCTTTTAAGAAAATCATACTTAAAATAAATGTAACAGTTGGCGAGGACGTCATGATTATGGACGTATCAATTGGCGATGTAATACTCAGCCCTTCAAAGAAAAATAGTTGGTTACATGATGCACCAAAAAGTCCGCATAGTATGAGTCTGAAAAAGTCTTTCTTCTCAACCTTTTCCTTAATAAATAATTTTATACACCAAAATAGGATGCCAGCTCCTAAAACACGAAACAACACAAAGGGTCTTGGGTCTAGCTTTTCGGGCATAATCCCTTTTGCAATAAAATGATTGGCCGCATAAATAACATGGCCGCCAAATAAAGCAAGATGCGCTTTTATAATGTTTGCTTTTATCAAAGAAATTTGTGGTTTTAGGAGGTGAATAAATAGCGAGCCAAAAGTAATTCTATTAATTTAAATGATTAAGCAAAGTCATTTTTTATTCATTAAGACCTCCTGTTTCTAATTAAAACGTAAATTTGCAACTTCTTAAAATAAGGATGATAATGACGTATAATTTCAACGAAATCGATGCCAAATGGCAAAAATATTGGGCCGAAAACCAAACGTTTAAAGCCGAAAATAATTGTGACAAACCAAAGTATTATGTTTTGGACATGTTTCCTTATCCTAGTGGTGCCGGATTGCATGTAGGGCATCCGTTGGGTTACATCGCTTCCGATATTTATGCGCGTTACAAACGTCATCAAGGATTTAACGTGTTACATCCGCAAGGTTACGATAGTTTTGGTTTGCCTGCCGAGCAATATGCGATTCAAACGGGGCAGCACCCAGCTATTACTACCGCTGAAAATATAAAAACGTATCGCCGACAGTTAGATCAAATAGGTTTTTCATTCGATTGGTCGCGTGAAGTGAGAACTTCCGATCCGAGTTACTATAAATGGACACAATGGATTTTTATTCAGTTGTTTAATTCGTGGTACAATAACGATTCAAATAAAGCTGAAGATATTTCAGAATTGGTTAAAGTGTTTGCTTCGGAAGGAAATGCCAATGTGAATGCTGTTTGTGATGCCGATGTTGAGGTTTTTTCCGCGGAAGCGTGGCAGAACTTTTCATCAGAAGAGCAACAAAAAATATTATTACAATATCGTTTAACCTACTTGGCTGAAACTGAAGTGAACTGGTGTCCAGCATTGGGTACTGTTTTAGCTAACGATGAGATTGTAAACGGCGTATCCGAACGTGGTGGACATACGGTGATTCGTAAAAAAATGACCCAATGGAGTATGCGAATTTCGGCTTATGCCGAGCGTTTACTACAAGGTTTAGAAACAATTGATTGGACCGATTCTTTAAAGGAGAGTCAGCGTAATTGGATTGGAAAATCGGTTGGAGCTTCGGTTACTTTTAACGTGCTACCAACAACCAATAACCAAAAACCAGCAACCATATCTGTATTCACAACACGTCCTGATACTATTTTTGGAGTAAGTTTTATGACTTTAGCGCCAGAGCATGAATTGGTATCGCAAATAACCACACCTGAACAAAAGGAAGAAGTGGAAGCCTATATTTTAGCGACTGCTAAACGTAGTGAGCGTGATAGAATGGCCGATGTAAAAACCATTTCTGGTGCTTTTACTGGCGCTTACGCGGAACACCCTTTTACAAAAGAACCGATTCCAGTTTGGATTGGTGACTACGTTTTAGCGGGTTATGGAACAGGAGCTGTTATGTCGGTGCCTTGTGGTGATCAACGTGACTACGATTTTGCGAAGCATTTTAATATTCCGATTCTTAATATTTTTGAAGGAGTCGATATTTCTGAAGAAGCTTTTTCAGATAAGGATAAAACAGTAATTGCTAATAGTGATTTCCTTAACGGGATGAACTATAAGAAAGCCACCAAACGCGCCATTTACGAATTGGAACAATTAGGGGTAGGCGAAGGAAAAACCAATTACCGTTTGCGTGATGCTGTATTTTCGCGTCAGCGTTATTGGGGTGAGCCATTTCCTGTGTATTATGATGAGCATGGCATGCCAAAAATGATAGACACCAAGTTTTTGCCTATAGAATTACCTGAAGTTGAAAAATACTTGCCTACAGAAACTGGCGAGCCACCATTGGGTAACGCTTTAAAATGGCATTGGTTACAATATGGTGATGAGGCTAAAATAGTTTCTAAAGAGGAGTTTGAGAATTCCTCCCCTTCGGGGAGGCTAGGTGGGGCCTTAGAACTGAACACCATGCCAGGTTGGGCAGGAAGCTCTTGGTACTTTAACCGCTACATGGATCCAACGAATATTGACGAATTTGCGAGTCAAGAAGCCTTGAATTATTGGAAAGATGTTGATTTGTACATTGGTGGAAGTGAGCATGCAACCGGACACTTATTGTATTCGCGTTTCTGGCAAAAATTCCTGTTCGATAAAGGCGTGGTTCCTGTTGATGAGTTTGCTAAAAAACTGATTAACCAAGGGATGATTTTAGGAACAAGTGCTTTTGTTTATAGAGAAGAAGGAACGAACACCTATTATTCAGCGGGATTAGCAAAAGACAAAAATGTACAACCTATTCACGTGAAAGTAAAATATATAAACGCTTCGGATGAATTGGATATTGAAGGTTTAAAAAATGATAGTGAGTTTGGTGAAGATTATAAAGATGCCGAATTCATTCTAGAAAATGGTGTTTACAAAGTAGGTCGCGATGTGGAAAAAATGTCCAAATCGAAATACAACGTCGTAAACCCAGATGATATTGTTGCCGAATATGGTGCCGATAGTTTAAGACTTTACGAAATGTTCCTTGGGCCATTAGAGCAATACAAACCATGGAATACCGCTGGAATTACTGGGGTACATAACTTCCTGAAAAAACTATGGAAATTATATGCCGATGATAACGGTTTAAAAGTAAATGACGCTCCTGCAACTAAAGATGCTTTAAAAACATTACATAAAACGATTAAGAAAGTTCAAGAAGATATTGAGAACTTTTCGTTTAATACCTCGGTATCAACTTTTATGATTGCGGTAAACGAATTGAGTACTCAAAAATGTACAAGCAAAGCTGTTTTAGAACCTTTATTGGTTTTAATTTCGCCTTATGCACCACATATTGCTGAAGAATTATGGAGTCAGTTAGGTCATGAAACGTCAATTTCAACAGCTGCTTTCCCAGAATTTGACGCTAGTCATTTGGTTGAAAGCGCTAAAAATTACCCGATTTCATTTAACGGTAAAATGCGATTTACTTTAGAATTGCCTTTGGATATGAGTAAGGAGGATATCGAAAAAACAGTCATGGCTCACGAAAAAACACAAGAACAATTACAAGGTAGAACACCTAAAAAAGTGATTGTGGTGCCTGGAAAGATTGTGAATATTGTAGGGTAGATTTAAGTTAGATATTAAAAGTTAAAAGTTAAAAGTTGAAAGTTTGGACTTTGCTTTTCTTTATTATATTGTTGAATTAACAAACCCGAAGTCGATGGCTTCGGGTTTGTTGTTTTATAGACATGCTACTTGCATTAAGGATAGCAGTGGAAATCCTTTTTTATAATCAGTAAACAGCAGCTCGAGCTTACAGCTAAAACCAAAAACCAAAAACCACCAACCAATAACCAAATAAAAAAGATTGTAACGAATAGCCTGACCCTTGTGGTAACCTGCTTGCCGGCAGGCAGGCGCCCAAAAAACATTCAAGAAATTTAAATATGGAATCAATCCTGTCCTAAACATTTTTGATCTAATCAAAAGTCAACGATTTTACTGGTAATTAGCCATGTTTTTTATCTTTTTCAAAAAAGAACCCCTTGTGTATAATTTTGTTTGGGGGGAAGCTGCTCGTTAAAAGGGCTATCAATCCATTTTTGCAAATCCACTTTGACAAAAAGGTTAAGTCTTATAAAAGCTACTAAATTGGACAAGTACCAATTATATTTTGGATTTGCTTTTAAGGCTTTTAGGATGAGTATAGTAATAAGAGCCGTCCATATTTGTATCATTACGGCATTTTCAGAAGTTCCTATAAACGATTTAATATGTAGCTGTTGTTTGATGTCTCTAAAGAATATCTCAATATCCCATCTAGCTTTGTAGAGTTGGCTAATTGTGTTTGCTGTCCAAGACATTTGGTTGGTAATAAGTTCTATTTCCTGGTTATTTTTATCGTCCCATACAGCTATTCTACGTAGCTTCTTTGGGTATTTTGTTTTTGATTTAGCCCCTGTTAGCTCAATGATTTCATCTTTTAAAACATGATGATGTCTATTTTCTGGCAATTCTTTTTCTTTAATACTCTTAAATTGGATGTTTTCTTTGTGCCTAATTACAAAAAACACTTGGTTGCTGTCCCAAACGTTAAGTAACGAAAAATCATTATAAAATCGATCTGCGACAATAACCGAACGGCTAATCAAAGGAATATCGTAAGCTCCTTTATTATCTGCTGTTTTACCATCGCTAATATTTACATAGTGCGGTAAATTACCATCATAATCAAGCAAGGTGTGCATTTTTACAGCTCCTTTGTGGGTTTTGTATTTTGCCCAATCAAAGAGACTTAAACATAGACTTATCGTTGTAGAATCTAATAGAAATATCTTGGATTTAATTTTGAATTTAACACGTTTTAAGTGAGGGTGCTGTCCAAAACTTTTTAAAAGAACATAGTAGTAATCTCGATAAAGCGTCCAGTATCGATGTTTGTTTTGATAGCTTATCGTTGATTTAGAAGGTGCTTTCTGTATGCCTAAATGATTAAGGTTTCCTGTGGCAGAGCGAAGTCCATTACTTATATCTCGGACGGATTGACTTTTTGCAAATTGACAAAACAACATGGAGACTAAATGTGTCCAACTATTAAATCCTTTTTGATGTTTATCTGTTCCCTTGGCTTTTACAAGTTTAGAAAAACTAGAACGGTCTAATTTGGAGATTATCTGAGAGAACAATGTTATATTTGTCATGGAGAAAGGTTGTTTTTTGTTGTGCAACTCAAAAATAATATTTTGAGATACAAAATCCCTTTCTCTTTTTAAGCGTTTTGGACGCTATTGATATGGAATGTGTAATAAAATCCTAGTAAATTAATATATATTATGCAATTCTTAATAAAAAGTTAAAAGTGTTATAGAAAATATAATAAAAAATGGGTTTTAAAACTTTTTTTAAATCATTTAATTTAGCTTTGTTGCGTCCGTTATCAAAAATTAAAATTTTAAAATAAATCGCTTATGAAAATTGGTGTTCCTATTGAAATAAAAAACAACGAGAATAGAGTGGGTATGACGCCTTCTGGGGTGTTTGAATTAACTAAAAGAGATCATGAAGTTTTCGTTCAGAAAAATGCTGGTTTTAACAGTGGTTTTTTAGATGAAGATTATATAGAGACTGGAGCTAAAATTCTTGATACAATTGAAGAGATTTATGCTATTGCAGAAATGATCGTTAAGGTTAAAGAGCCTATCGAGCCAGAGTACAAATTAATTCAGCCAAACCAAGTAGTATTTACTTATTTTCACTTTGCATCGAGCGAGGCTTTAACAAACGCCATGATTGAAAGCAAATCTATTTGTATTGCTTACGAAACTGTTGAAGATGCCGATGGTACCCTGCCATTGTTAATCCCAATGTCGGAAGTAGCAGGTAGAATGTCTATTCAACAAGGTGCAAAATATTTAGAGAAACCAATTAAAGGTCGTGGTATTTTATTAGGTGGTGTTCCTGGGGTGCCTCCTGCAAAAGTACTTATTTTAGGTGCTGGTATTGTAGGATATCAAGCGGCTAAAATGGCAGCTGGTTTAGGAGCTCACGTGGTAATCATGGATATAAACATGAAAGCGCTACGTTATGTAAGTGATTCGATGCCAAATAATGTTATTAGTGAGTTTTCTAGTGAATATAATATTAGAAAACATATTAAAGATGCCGATTTAATCGTTGGTGGTGTATTAATTAAAGGAGCCAAAGCACCTAAATTAATTACAAGAGATATGCTTAAAGAGATGCAGCCAGGTACCGTAATGGTTGACGTTGCTGTAGATCAAGGTGGTTGTTTTGAAACAACAAAACCAACAACACACCAAGACCCAACTTATATTATAGATGAGGTTGTACACTATACTGTAGCAAATATGCCAGGTGCTGTACCTTACACATCTACAATGGCTTTAACCAATGTTACGTTACCTTACGTAGTTAAATTAGCGAACGAAGGTTGGGAAAAGGCTTGCGAGAATAACGCGCCATTAGAAAAAGGATTAAATATTGTTAAAGGAGAAATCGTTTATAAAGAGATTGCTGAAGCTTTCGATATGGAAATGGCTTAAGTTATTTAAATTTCAATAAATCAAACGTCTAGTACTTGTTTTAAAAGTCTAGACGTTTTTTTTGTTTATAATCTTAAGTTAAACTGAAAAAGTCTGACAAATTTTCATAATATCTTTATGGCGTTATTTTTGCTATATTTACTATAGAAATTAAAACTTAAAAAAGAAATCATGTTAGGATATTATATAATTATTGGGGCCATTGCTTTAGTAAGCTGGTTGGTGAGTAACAAGCTTAAAAGTAAGTTTGAAAAGTACTCTAAAATACATTTACGCAACGGTATGAGTGGTGCCGAAATAGCACAAAAAATGCTTGCTGACAATGGTATTTACGATGTAGAAGTTATTTCTACACCAGGACGATTAACAGACCATTATAACCCGAAAAATAAAACGGTTAATTTAAGTGAGTCCGTATACAATCAACGAAATGCAGCTGCGGCGGCCGTTGCTGCTCACGAATGTGGGCATGCGGTGCAACATGCTCAGGCCTACAATTGGTTACAAATGCGTTCGGCTTTAGTGCCTATTGTGAGTGTAACTTCTGGTATGTCGCAGTGGCTTATTATTGGTGGACTTGTACTAGGTGGAGCCGCTGGTGTTGGATTAGGCTGGTGGGTTGCCGTTTTAGGTGTGGTTTTTATGGGCTTTGCAACCTTGTTTAGCTTTATCACTTTACCTGTAGAATACGATGCGAGTAACCGTGCTTTAGCTTGGTTAAAAAACAGACATATGTTGGCTCCAGAAGAATATGCTGGTGCCGAAGATTCTCTAAAATGGGCGGCTAGAACCTATTTAGTAGCTGCTATTGGTGCCTTAGCAAACTTGCTTTATTGGGCGCTTCAGCTTTTTGGAGGAAGAGATTAAAATACACAAATACAAAACATACATTAAAAGCTCTGAACATTTTCAGGGCTTTTTTGTTACTTTATGCCCAATTTGTTACCACATGAAACAGCCTTTAGATTATTATAAAAAACACTTAGAAATTTATCAAACCGAGGTTAAACGCCTTTTTAAACAAATGGCAAGCATTAGTTTGCTACGTTTATTGGTTTTTGTTCTTACTGGTTTTGGTGTTTATATGTTCATGGAACAATGGAAAATAGGCATAGCTATTGCTGTTTTAGGGATTGCCATATTCATCTATTTGCTGTCTAGATACACCGATGTAAAACATACCCGCGCGTTTAATAAAGCATTGGTTGCTATTAATGAAGATGAAATTAAAATCGCGTCGGGCAATTTTCATGATCGGGATCAAGGACTTCAGTTTCAATACCCCAAGCATTTTTACAGCTTAGATATCGATTTATTTGGTCGCGGTTCTTTTTATCAATTTATGAATAGAACCACAAGTCTGGAAGGGGCTAAAACACTTGCTGAGGCTTTAAAAGCGAATGATGTCTCAAATATTGAAGGGCGACAAGCAGCAATTAAAGAACTTTCGGAAAAGGCTAAATTCCGACAGTTTTATTCGGCAACTTCAAATTTGGTTCAGGTTGAAACACCAGCGAAATCTATTTTAGATTGGCTGAAAAACCATCAATTGTTTCTCAGTAAAACCATGTATTGGGTAGGGGTTGTTTTTGGAATGATCTCGCTTTTAATTCTCGTGCTTACTTTTTTTGATGCGATTACCAATAAAGCAATAATTGGCTACTGGATGTTTGTAGGCTTGGGGGTTTCAAGTATTTACTTAAAAAAAGTAAATGTGTTGGCTTCAAACAGCGATAAGGTTCGCGATACGTTTAGGCAGTATGCGACCTTATTGGATTTAATTGAAAAGGAAACCTTTACGTCTGTATTGTTGGAAGAAAAACAAAAAATGATTCAATTTGAAGATGAAAAAGCTTCGACTATTTTCAGGTCTTTTTCAAAATCATTGGATGCTTTAGATAACCGAAACAACCTTATAGGTGCTATTTTTGGCAACGGTTTATTTCTAACCGATATTAAAAACTCTTATAAGGTAGAGCAGTGGATGGCACAATACGGTGAAAAAGTAGTCGATTGGTTTGAGGTGGTTGCCTTTTTTGATGCTTATAACAGTTTTGGTACATATGCGTTTAATCATGCTGAATTTGTGTTTCCAGAAATTGTTAAAAACGGACCTGTTATAAAAGCCGAAGGATTAGGGCACCCGTTATTGAATAAAGCTAAACGCGTAGACAGCGATGTCATCATAGAAAACGAAGAATTCTTTATTGTTACTGGAGCAAACATGGCAGGCAAAAGTACTTTTTTACGAACCGTGTCATTGCACATTGTTATGGCAAATGCAGGATTACCAATTTGCGCCAAAAAGAGTCAATATGCACCTGTAAAACTCATTACGAGTATGCGTACCACAGATT
This genomic interval from Tamlana carrageenivorans contains the following:
- a CDS encoding DMT family transporter, with protein sequence MIKANIIKAHLALFGGHVIYAANHFIAKGIMPEKLDPRPFVLFRVLGAGILFWCIKLFIKEKVEKKDFFRLILCGLFGASCNQLFFFEGLSITSPIDTSIIMTSSPTVTFILSMIFLKEKTTTNKIIGLSIGAIGAIGLVWYGQVAEGTSSFLGNLFIFLNVVSFSLYQVTVKPLMKKYHFITIISWVFLFGLLFTIPFGLNDAVFNTDYSLFTTNTFLVIGYVILFTTFLTFLFNIYALRQVSPSVAGSYTYIQPAVSFAIVLMLVYFFNNDTYSEDINLVKVLSCLFVIIGVYLISKKTKSSA
- the leuS gene encoding leucine--tRNA ligase, with the translated sequence MTYNFNEIDAKWQKYWAENQTFKAENNCDKPKYYVLDMFPYPSGAGLHVGHPLGYIASDIYARYKRHQGFNVLHPQGYDSFGLPAEQYAIQTGQHPAITTAENIKTYRRQLDQIGFSFDWSREVRTSDPSYYKWTQWIFIQLFNSWYNNDSNKAEDISELVKVFASEGNANVNAVCDADVEVFSAEAWQNFSSEEQQKILLQYRLTYLAETEVNWCPALGTVLANDEIVNGVSERGGHTVIRKKMTQWSMRISAYAERLLQGLETIDWTDSLKESQRNWIGKSVGASVTFNVLPTTNNQKPATISVFTTRPDTIFGVSFMTLAPEHELVSQITTPEQKEEVEAYILATAKRSERDRMADVKTISGAFTGAYAEHPFTKEPIPVWIGDYVLAGYGTGAVMSVPCGDQRDYDFAKHFNIPILNIFEGVDISEEAFSDKDKTVIANSDFLNGMNYKKATKRAIYELEQLGVGEGKTNYRLRDAVFSRQRYWGEPFPVYYDEHGMPKMIDTKFLPIELPEVEKYLPTETGEPPLGNALKWHWLQYGDEAKIVSKEEFENSSPSGRLGGALELNTMPGWAGSSWYFNRYMDPTNIDEFASQEALNYWKDVDLYIGGSEHATGHLLYSRFWQKFLFDKGVVPVDEFAKKLINQGMILGTSAFVYREEGTNTYYSAGLAKDKNVQPIHVKVKYINASDELDIEGLKNDSEFGEDYKDAEFILENGVYKVGRDVEKMSKSKYNVVNPDDIVAEYGADSLRLYEMFLGPLEQYKPWNTAGITGVHNFLKKLWKLYADDNGLKVNDAPATKDALKTLHKTIKKVQEDIENFSFNTSVSTFMIAVNELSTQKCTSKAVLEPLLVLISPYAPHIAEELWSQLGHETSISTAAFPEFDASHLVESAKNYPISFNGKMRFTLELPLDMSKEDIEKTVMAHEKTQEQLQGRTPKKVIVVPGKIVNIVG
- a CDS encoding IS4 family transposase, with the translated sequence MTNITLFSQIISKLDRSSFSKLVKAKGTDKHQKGFNSWTHLVSMLFCQFAKSQSVRDISNGLRSATGNLNHLGIQKAPSKSTISYQNKHRYWTLYRDYYYVLLKSFGQHPHLKRVKFKIKSKIFLLDSTTISLCLSLFDWAKYKTHKGAVKMHTLLDYDGNLPHYVNISDGKTADNKGAYDIPLISRSVIVADRFYNDFSLLNVWDSNQVFFVIRHKENIQFKSIKEKELPENRHHHVLKDEIIELTGAKSKTKYPKKLRRIAVWDDKNNQEIELITNQMSWTANTISQLYKARWDIEIFFRDIKQQLHIKSFIGTSENAVMIQIWTALITILILKALKANPKYNWYLSNLVAFIRLNLFVKVDLQKWIDSPFNEQLPPKQNYTQGVLF
- the ald gene encoding alanine dehydrogenase, with the protein product MKIGVPIEIKNNENRVGMTPSGVFELTKRDHEVFVQKNAGFNSGFLDEDYIETGAKILDTIEEIYAIAEMIVKVKEPIEPEYKLIQPNQVVFTYFHFASSEALTNAMIESKSICIAYETVEDADGTLPLLIPMSEVAGRMSIQQGAKYLEKPIKGRGILLGGVPGVPPAKVLILGAGIVGYQAAKMAAGLGAHVVIMDINMKALRYVSDSMPNNVISEFSSEYNIRKHIKDADLIVGGVLIKGAKAPKLITRDMLKEMQPGTVMVDVAVDQGGCFETTKPTTHQDPTYIIDEVVHYTVANMPGAVPYTSTMALTNVTLPYVVKLANEGWEKACENNAPLEKGLNIVKGEIVYKEIAEAFDMEMA
- a CDS encoding zinc metallopeptidase yields the protein MLGYYIIIGAIALVSWLVSNKLKSKFEKYSKIHLRNGMSGAEIAQKMLADNGIYDVEVISTPGRLTDHYNPKNKTVNLSESVYNQRNAAAAAVAAHECGHAVQHAQAYNWLQMRSALVPIVSVTSGMSQWLIIGGLVLGGAAGVGLGWWVAVLGVVFMGFATLFSFITLPVEYDASNRALAWLKNRHMLAPEEYAGAEDSLKWAARTYLVAAIGALANLLYWALQLFGGRD
- a CDS encoding MutS-related protein yields the protein MKQPLDYYKKHLEIYQTEVKRLFKQMASISLLRLLVFVLTGFGVYMFMEQWKIGIAIAVLGIAIFIYLLSRYTDVKHTRAFNKALVAINEDEIKIASGNFHDRDQGLQFQYPKHFYSLDIDLFGRGSFYQFMNRTTSLEGAKTLAEALKANDVSNIEGRQAAIKELSEKAKFRQFYSATSNLVQVETPAKSILDWLKNHQLFLSKTMYWVGVVFGMISLLILVLTFFDAITNKAIIGYWMFVGLGVSSIYLKKVNVLASNSDKVRDTFRQYATLLDLIEKETFTSVLLEEKQKMIQFEDEKASTIFRSFSKSLDALDNRNNLIGAIFGNGLFLTDIKNSYKVEQWMAQYGEKVVDWFEVVAFFDAYNSFGTYAFNHAEFVFPEIVKNGPVIKAEGLGHPLLNKAKRVDSDVIIENEEFFIVTGANMAGKSTFLRTVSLHIVMANAGLPICAKKSQYAPVKLITSMRTTDSLADESSYFFSELTRLKFIVDAIQQEPYFIILDEILKGTNSTDKAIGSKKFVEKLVASNATGIIATHDLSLCEMEKELKEVKNYYFDAEIIHDELYFDYTLKHGVCKNMNASFLLKKMEIV